The proteins below are encoded in one region of Calditerrivibrio sp.:
- a CDS encoding transglycosylase SLT domain-containing protein, producing the protein MRRSFILIFSVSLFISFSVFADDFLKEIEDFEKYKKGVKDDFQQYLEIVVQEFDKFKREVFKEWGDQLISDRYKWVEYSPDLKSRTIVDFEKNKITIQYRSDAPKEDKIVIKEKLKGILNESIKDAINNNKPIINIEKKMSQSKQAKTEELTDQKVIGDIVPADGKQLDKLVDAGNIQSSRDKNGGYVTTFTVNIKVSDKDKAKKFKDIVVRYATKYNLKTELIYAIIHTESYFNPLATSPAPAYGLMQIIPTQAGKDAARVLYGNPLILLPSFLYNPENNINVGTTYLDLMMSSYLRDIKNPESRFYVAIVGYNVGLRNVYRVFSNDGNPKNAFNKINQLSSDEVYDIINKQLSPRGGVEYLNKVLERMKIYKDL; encoded by the coding sequence TTGAGAAGATCTTTCATATTAATTTTTTCAGTAAGTTTATTTATTTCATTTAGCGTTTTTGCGGATGATTTTCTTAAAGAGATTGAGGATTTTGAAAAGTATAAAAAGGGGGTGAAAGACGATTTTCAGCAATATTTGGAAATAGTAGTCCAAGAGTTTGACAAATTTAAGCGGGAGGTTTTCAAAGAGTGGGGGGATCAACTGATATCTGATAGATACAAATGGGTTGAATATTCCCCTGATTTAAAATCAAGAACGATAGTGGATTTTGAAAAAAACAAAATCACAATTCAATATAGATCTGATGCACCGAAAGAGGACAAAATTGTTATTAAGGAAAAATTAAAAGGTATTTTAAATGAGTCTATAAAGGATGCTATCAATAACAATAAGCCTATTATAAACATAGAAAAAAAAATGTCCCAGTCAAAACAAGCAAAAACAGAGGAGTTAACAGACCAAAAAGTTATTGGTGATATTGTCCCAGCAGATGGCAAACAGTTGGACAAGTTGGTAGATGCTGGTAACATTCAGTCTTCAAGGGATAAAAATGGTGGATACGTTACAACTTTTACAGTAAATATCAAAGTAAGTGATAAAGACAAGGCAAAAAAATTTAAAGATATTGTTGTTCGTTATGCTACGAAATATAACTTAAAAACAGAGCTTATTTATGCCATCATCCATACCGAAAGTTATTTTAACCCTCTGGCTACTTCACCAGCACCAGCTTATGGGCTAATGCAGATAATACCTACACAGGCAGGTAAAGATGCAGCCAGGGTACTTTATGGTAATCCTCTCATTCTGTTACCATCTTTTTTATATAATCCAGAAAATAATATTAATGTTGGAACTACCTACCTTGATCTGATGATGTCAAGCTATCTACGGGATATAAAAAATCCAGAAAGCCGATTTTATGTGGCTATTGTAGGGTATAATGTGGGATTGAGAAATGTGTATAGGGTTTTTTCTAATGATGGCAACCCTAAAAATGCATTTAATAAAATAAACCAATTGTCATCTGATGAAGTTTATGATATTATAAACAAGCAGCTTTCCCCAAGGGGAGGCGTTGAATACTTAAACAAAGTTCTTGAAAGGATGAAGATTTATAAAGATTTGTAA
- a CDS encoding TerC/Alx family metal homeostasis membrane protein: protein MHHTLGWVVFTLIILVLLLLDLVIFNRKAHVITLKESLAYSSMWIAIAFVFNIGLYYFNGDKQAIEFLTGYIIEKSLSIDNIFVMILIFQTFQIPSEYQHKILFLGIIGAIILRAIMIFVGISLVERFHFIFYIFGLLLIFNSIKMAFKKEEEEIDFESKWFFKRIKNIYPIANNTKEGRFFVLLDGKKHATQILIALLVIEFSDIMFAMDSIPAIFGITTDPFIVFSSNIFAILGLRSLYFALAGIMGIFHFIKYGLSIILGFIGVKMLIANIIHIPTIISLITIIAVLSISILFSLLFPKVIENK, encoded by the coding sequence ATGCATCATACCTTAGGCTGGGTAGTTTTTACTCTCATTATTCTCGTATTACTTTTATTAGATTTAGTTATATTTAACAGAAAAGCCCACGTAATAACCTTAAAGGAGTCCCTTGCATATAGCTCCATGTGGATAGCTATCGCCTTTGTATTTAACATAGGTTTATATTATTTTAATGGTGATAAACAGGCGATTGAGTTTCTCACTGGATATATCATAGAAAAATCCCTTAGTATAGACAATATCTTTGTTATGATTCTAATTTTTCAGACCTTTCAGATACCTTCAGAATACCAACATAAAATTCTTTTTTTAGGTATTATAGGAGCAATTATTTTAAGAGCTATAATGATATTTGTGGGTATCAGTTTAGTGGAGAGATTTCATTTTATATTTTACATCTTTGGTTTATTGTTAATATTTAATTCTATAAAAATGGCTTTTAAAAAGGAGGAAGAGGAGATAGATTTTGAAAGTAAATGGTTCTTTAAAAGAATAAAAAATATTTACCCCATAGCCAACAATACAAAAGAAGGAAGGTTTTTTGTATTATTAGATGGTAAGAAACATGCTACACAAATACTCATTGCCTTACTGGTAATCGAGTTTAGTGATATTATGTTTGCAATGGATTCTATCCCTGCAATATTTGGAATAACTACCGATCCATTTATCGTCTTTTCATCAAATATATTTGCCATCTTAGGGCTAAGATCCCTTTATTTTGCTTTGGCTGGCATAATGGGTATATTTCATTTTATAAAGTATGGTCTTAGTATCATTTTGGGTTTTATAGGTGTTAAAATGTTGATTGCTAATATAATTCATATACCAACCATCATATCCCTTATCACAATAATAGCTGTACTAAGTATATCTATCCTTTTTTCACTGCTATTTCCCAAAGTGATTGAAAATAAGTGA
- a CDS encoding IclR family transcriptional regulator: MVTKNTPKLVQSVAHVLQLFEVYRTADQKEEFGVTELSKLLGLHKNNVFRLLATLEARGYIEQNKATENYRLGIEIFDLGQKYLNKLGLLKLARPFMEKIVSEINESVYIGILKDGAVVYLDIVEASQTIRVVSRVGKDAPAYCTAIGKIQLAYASEEELNKMYMGARLKKYTDKTITSLPELKKHLKVVAENDYAIDDEEFEESVRNVGVPIKNYEGVSVAAISATGPVCRMTPEKIEKEVLPVLKKYAREISKRLGYQG, translated from the coding sequence ATGGTAACTAAGAATACTCCAAAATTGGTACAATCTGTTGCCCATGTTTTGCAACTTTTTGAGGTTTATAGGACAGCTGATCAAAAAGAGGAGTTTGGTGTTACAGAGTTAAGTAAGCTTTTAGGACTTCACAAGAACAACGTATTTCGCCTTTTGGCTACATTAGAAGCAAGGGGCTACATAGAGCAGAACAAAGCAACAGAAAACTATAGACTTGGCATAGAGATCTTTGATCTCGGGCAAAAATATTTAAACAAGCTTGGGCTTTTAAAACTTGCAAGACCCTTTATGGAAAAGATCGTATCCGAGATCAATGAATCTGTCTATATCGGTATACTCAAAGATGGTGCCGTCGTTTATCTTGACATAGTTGAGGCATCCCAAACAATTAGAGTCGTATCCCGAGTAGGTAAAGACGCCCCCGCATACTGCACAGCTATAGGTAAAATACAGTTAGCTTACGCTTCAGAAGAGGAACTAAATAAGATGTACATGGGTGCTAGACTAAAAAAATACACCGACAAAACGATCACATCTTTACCTGAGCTTAAAAAACATCTTAAGGTGGTTGCAGAAAACGATTATGCCATCGACGATGAAGAGTTTGAAGAATCTGTGAGGAATGTAGGCGTTCCTATAAAAAACTATGAGGGTGTCTCAGTAGCAGCAATAAGCGCCACTGGCCCAGTTTGCAGAATGACACCGGAAAAAATAGAAAAGGAGGTCCTCCCTGTTTTAAAAAAATACGCAAGAGAGATCTCAAAAAGGTTAGGCTATCAAGGGTAA
- a CDS encoding EAL domain-containing protein — protein sequence MKTFAVCFHHTNEDLVIWREFADYLSYYYGEKFELVTFSSFYEEQVRSSEEDYDLVFQNPETIFVLLQRGYKPFLRFNNQWDTVYYISKRGFKKDKHFIRVGIVPLRVIYSTLLELEKIGFDIDKIDFKIYSNLAEIHNALINGEVDVAITRKDTYTKLSADFRESTEILLEFGMGIFHSFMVKDGDRVFEEKIKEILSNMHNDERGQKILQELGSDRLVEIGYEFKFLDRLNSIGERIFDFRNYRSFFNALDQVSNVGVLIYGKYIKYLNKYAKQLLEYHDYKYINNLETIAVFDSELVKEVEKNVTRRTSGEFFDTTYSHIKMITSTGKKIDVMGFASTIIFQGSPSGVFIFINISRRVFLEKLFHTIKEINHLIIYSEDREELFNRLKVMIVEQMGFNFCKIISFNNSSTPLEYSFGCPIETIDRFKTDDDKVSVHIVSNELSEIKGLIFNVPVFLNGVLDTIIEIHADKYLDYLNELSILMEELKRDVTFTLDRLDKNFRAISFYNAIKSSKDFCFITDKESRIIFINDSVTKISGFSESEIIGKKPSVFKSDKMGIDFYNNLYSKIYKGEQFDAIFINKTKNGEFFYLDASILPIVKKDTIQGFVFIGKNITDEIMLKHEMERLRYEDHLTKAFNFLGFTTKIKEFLHLNPESISAVVMIDIVNMSYINNKYGYDFGNKFLIAIAEELKRILKQRDFIARIGGDDFGVFLANIKKRENIFKIVDRIDSLFKRNFVIDDVSIAVVSKIAVVLYPYDGKDVNDILNKCSLTLSKIRKDENNLRFYDVDLENEAEKFLMVESLISNAIEEKRFVLHFQPYFFARDLSLAGFEALIRMYDREGNILYPNVFIDQLEQSVFLDNFEDWLMGEVNKIIEETGYDFSVNLSAKNLDSKRFFEKFRNLSMKSVEKITIEITERELNDNIDLFGDDFLDFKRRNHIKIAIDDFGTGYSSLLRLKQMPCDIIKIDISFIREMFKTERDTSFVRAIIELANRFQYTTLAEGVETQEQFNYLRRHGCEIVQGYLFSKPIDEKQLKTTNWDDFSRELRRKLSI from the coding sequence ATGAAAACCTTTGCTGTATGCTTTCACCATACGAATGAGGATCTTGTAATCTGGAGAGAGTTTGCTGATTATTTGAGCTATTACTATGGGGAAAAGTTTGAGCTTGTCACATTCTCAAGCTTTTATGAGGAACAAGTAAGATCAAGTGAAGAAGATTATGATCTGGTATTCCAAAATCCAGAGACAATTTTTGTTTTACTTCAAAGGGGTTATAAACCATTTCTTAGGTTTAATAATCAATGGGATACAGTGTATTATATCTCAAAAAGAGGTTTTAAAAAAGATAAGCATTTTATCAGAGTGGGGATTGTCCCCCTTAGGGTTATTTATTCTACATTGTTGGAGTTGGAAAAAATAGGGTTTGATATAGATAAAATAGATTTTAAAATTTATTCAAATCTTGCAGAGATTCATAATGCCCTCATTAATGGTGAAGTGGATGTTGCCATAACCCGTAAAGATACTTATACCAAGCTGTCTGCTGACTTCAGAGAGAGCACAGAGATTTTGTTAGAGTTTGGGATGGGTATATTTCATTCTTTTATGGTAAAAGATGGGGATAGGGTATTTGAGGAAAAAATAAAAGAGATACTATCTAATATGCACAATGATGAAAGGGGGCAAAAGATACTACAAGAACTTGGTTCCGACAGACTTGTGGAGATCGGTTATGAGTTTAAATTCCTGGATAGATTAAACAGTATCGGAGAGAGGATATTTGATTTCAGAAATTATAGAAGTTTTTTCAATGCCCTTGATCAGGTCTCAAACGTGGGTGTGTTGATTTACGGAAAATATATTAAATATCTGAATAAATATGCCAAACAGTTGTTAGAATATCATGATTATAAATATATAAATAATCTTGAAACTATTGCTGTTTTTGATTCTGAATTGGTTAAGGAAGTGGAAAAAAATGTTACAAGAAGAACTTCCGGTGAGTTTTTTGATACGACGTATTCCCATATTAAGATGATCACTTCTACTGGTAAAAAAATTGATGTGATGGGTTTTGCATCCACAATTATCTTTCAAGGTTCGCCATCAGGTGTTTTTATTTTTATAAATATAAGTAGAAGAGTATTTCTTGAAAAGCTCTTCCATACTATTAAAGAGATTAACCATCTCATAATCTATTCTGAGGATAGAGAAGAGCTTTTTAATCGTTTAAAGGTAATGATTGTGGAACAGATGGGTTTTAATTTCTGCAAGATTATATCTTTTAATAACTCTTCCACCCCATTAGAATATAGTTTTGGTTGTCCGATAGAAACTATAGATAGATTTAAGACAGATGATGACAAAGTAAGTGTACATATTGTATCTAATGAGTTAAGTGAAATAAAAGGGCTTATTTTCAATGTGCCTGTTTTTTTGAATGGGGTTTTGGATACGATTATTGAAATACATGCTGATAAATACTTAGATTATTTAAATGAGCTATCTATTTTGATGGAAGAGCTTAAGAGGGATGTTACCTTTACACTTGATAGACTTGATAAAAATTTTAGAGCTATTTCCTTCTATAATGCGATTAAATCATCCAAAGATTTCTGTTTTATTACAGACAAGGAAAGCAGAATAATTTTTATCAACGATTCGGTGACTAAAATTTCAGGTTTTTCTGAATCTGAAATAATAGGGAAAAAGCCATCTGTTTTTAAGTCTGATAAGATGGGGATTGATTTTTACAATAACTTATATTCTAAGATATATAAAGGGGAACAGTTTGATGCTATTTTTATAAATAAGACTAAGAATGGGGAGTTCTTTTATTTGGATGCGTCAATTCTACCAATCGTAAAAAAGGATACTATCCAGGGGTTTGTTTTTATAGGTAAGAATATCACAGACGAAATTATGTTAAAACATGAAATGGAAAGATTGAGGTACGAGGATCATCTGACTAAAGCTTTCAACTTTTTAGGTTTTACTACAAAGATAAAAGAATTTCTTCATCTAAACCCAGAGAGTATTTCTGCTGTTGTTATGATAGATATTGTAAATATGAGTTATATAAATAATAAGTATGGATATGATTTTGGTAACAAATTTTTGATTGCTATTGCTGAAGAGTTGAAAAGAATTCTAAAACAAAGGGATTTTATTGCACGAATAGGGGGAGATGATTTTGGAGTTTTTTTGGCAAACATTAAGAAAAGGGAAAATATCTTTAAGATTGTTGATAGGATCGACAGCCTTTTCAAAAGAAACTTTGTTATTGATGACGTGTCTATTGCTGTTGTTTCTAAGATTGCTGTTGTTTTATACCCATATGATGGAAAAGATGTTAATGATATATTAAATAAATGTTCCCTTACACTTTCAAAGATTAGGAAAGATGAGAATAATCTCAGGTTTTATGATGTTGATCTTGAGAATGAAGCTGAAAAGTTTTTAATGGTGGAGAGTCTTATATCAAATGCAATAGAGGAAAAGAGATTTGTATTGCATTTCCAGCCTTATTTCTTTGCCCGGGATCTATCATTAGCTGGTTTTGAGGCCTTGATCAGAATGTATGACAGGGAAGGTAATATTTTATATCCTAATGTTTTTATAGATCAATTGGAACAATCTGTATTCCTTGATAATTTTGAAGATTGGTTGATGGGTGAAGTAAACAAGATTATTGAGGAAACAGGTTACGATTTTTCAGTCAATCTTTCAGCTAAAAATCTGGACTCAAAAAGGTTTTTTGAGAAATTCAGAAATCTATCAATGAAAAGTGTAGAAAAGATAACTATTGAAATTACAGAGAGGGAGTTAAACGATAATATAGATTTATTTGGCGATGATTTCTTGGATTTTAAGAGAAGAAATCATATTAAAATAGCTATCGACGACTTTGGAACTGGCTATTCTTCCCTTTTGCGACTAAAGCAGATGCCTTGTGATATTATTAAGATAGATATATCCTTTATTAGGGAGATGTTTAAAACTGAAAGGGACACTTCTTTTGTAAGGGCTATTATAGAGCTTGCAAACAGATTTCAATACACAACCCTTGCAGAGGGTGTTGAAACACAAGAGCAGTTTAATTATCTTAGAAGACATGGTTGTGAAATTGTGCAGGGCTACCTTTTCTCCAAGCCGATAGATGAAAAGCAGCTAAAAACCACTAACTGGGATGATTTTAGCAGAGAGTTGAGAAGAAAGCTAAGCATTTGA
- a CDS encoding LPP20 family lipoprotein, translating to MKRFYLLALVFAFGMFVLSGCADKKQPPKLANPCFEGAPAWVIDPTMEGGITGLGSAKIGPAGISFARQEATAAARDEMARNISVKVNNMFKSFTQTTGIGDAQTVDKVASNVSKQVSSQLIEGSKVKNQWISPACNELFVLVVQDPNIAKQAVKQAVNTSLRNEQALWQLYQAKKATEEMDKEIEKEFGSKK from the coding sequence ATGAAAAGATTTTATCTTTTAGCTTTAGTGTTTGCTTTTGGTATGTTTGTTTTGTCCGGTTGTGCCGATAAGAAACAGCCTCCAAAGCTTGCTAATCCATGTTTTGAAGGAGCTCCAGCATGGGTTATTGATCCAACTATGGAAGGTGGGATCACAGGACTTGGTTCTGCAAAGATAGGACCTGCTGGAATAAGTTTTGCTCGTCAGGAGGCTACTGCTGCTGCTAGAGATGAGATGGCAAGAAATATTAGTGTAAAAGTGAATAATATGTTTAAAAGCTTTACCCAGACAACTGGTATAGGTGATGCCCAGACTGTGGATAAAGTTGCCAGCAATGTCTCAAAGCAGGTTTCAAGCCAGCTTATTGAAGGTAGCAAGGTGAAGAATCAGTGGATATCCCCTGCTTGTAATGAGCTTTTTGTACTTGTAGTTCAGGATCCAAATATTGCTAAGCAGGCTGTAAAACAAGCTGTGAACACAAGCTTGAGGAATGAACAGGCGCTGTGGCAGCTGTATCAAGCTAAAAAAGCTACAGAAGAGATGGATAAAGAGATCGAAAAAGAGTTTGGCTCCAAAAAGTAA
- a CDS encoding HD-GYP domain-containing protein — protein MIRIHVDELKIGDKVIKLDESWLNTPFLFHRFTIKNWDDIKKLKDNNIDYVYIEKRCEDNLFKEIIQENIEKLEEIQKEELPKHYIDYQNITKAAEIYELSVKIMRSVMDDIRSGKLFDDTGVRLVADKITELTIKKGDLLSSVAKLKTYDEYTFQHCVNVSVFATSLGKLMNLSPKELKMLATSALLHDTGKMLVPKEVLNKPGKLTDDEFKIMKNHVILGYDYLINNGMIKDNLKIVIEHHERYDGSGYPYGLKDPDISIFGKIGAVVDIYDAITSNRVYHKGMEPPSALKMMFKWTDTHINKKVFEFFITHIGIYPVGTLVLLNTNELGIVAKITTNPTAPIVAIFKNPKGEDIPIYLHDLSKKSILNKKIIGPVNPEKVDISQEIYSLIEKINEQN, from the coding sequence ATGATTAGAATTCATGTGGATGAACTTAAAATTGGTGATAAAGTTATAAAACTCGATGAAAGCTGGCTTAACACACCATTTCTTTTTCATAGATTTACAATAAAAAACTGGGACGACATTAAAAAACTAAAAGACAACAATATCGATTATGTATACATAGAAAAAAGGTGTGAAGATAACCTTTTTAAAGAGATTATCCAAGAAAACATAGAAAAGTTAGAAGAGATCCAAAAAGAAGAATTACCCAAGCATTATATAGATTATCAAAACATCACCAAAGCCGCAGAAATTTACGAACTATCGGTAAAGATTATGAGATCCGTTATGGATGATATAAGATCAGGTAAGCTATTTGACGATACCGGTGTAAGATTAGTCGCTGATAAAATCACAGAACTTACGATAAAAAAAGGGGATCTATTAAGCAGTGTAGCAAAATTAAAAACCTATGATGAATATACATTCCAACACTGTGTAAACGTATCTGTGTTTGCTACCTCATTGGGCAAACTAATGAATCTATCCCCAAAAGAACTCAAAATGTTAGCCACCAGCGCTCTTTTACATGATACAGGTAAGATGTTAGTACCAAAAGAGGTTTTGAACAAACCAGGAAAACTTACCGATGACGAATTTAAGATCATGAAAAACCACGTAATCTTGGGTTATGATTACCTAATAAATAACGGTATGATCAAAGATAACCTAAAGATTGTTATAGAACACCATGAACGATACGATGGTAGTGGATACCCCTATGGTTTGAAAGATCCTGATATCTCAATCTTTGGGAAAATAGGTGCTGTTGTGGACATCTACGATGCCATAACAAGTAACAGAGTCTATCACAAAGGCATGGAACCTCCATCAGCTTTAAAAATGATGTTTAAGTGGACAGATACCCATATAAACAAAAAGGTATTTGAATTTTTCATCACCCACATAGGTATTTATCCAGTAGGAACATTAGTATTGCTTAATACCAATGAACTTGGTATAGTAGCCAAAATAACTACAAATCCCACTGCCCCAATCGTAGCAATATTTAAAAACCCAAAAGGAGAGGATATACCTATCTATCTTCATGACCTCTCCAAAAAGAGCATATTAAACAAAAAGATAATAGGACCAGTAAATCCAGAAAAGGTGGATATTTCCCAAGAGATATATAGCTTAATAGAAAAAATAAACGAACAAAATTAG
- a CDS encoding FecR family protein gives MKKLITLAFILFLTLPLYAQNNAGNIEKVEGKVIAYPSGAVKGVTAKEGMILKTKDTVRTFQKSNAFVKFIDNSKIVLTENSILTIKDTSSLNLKNGKVVFDIQKQGDKEGIKIATKTAIIGVKGTKFLIDIDKDGIDVILKEGEISVKAVKGEFKRYLEKEEEDFNKFVKETKEDYETYKKKIEEEFVEFVKEFTMKNEMGVSIKGNEVRKIKDLSEFDDEFDLLNKF, from the coding sequence ATGAAAAAACTAATAACGCTTGCGTTCATACTTTTCCTTACCCTTCCTCTTTACGCCCAAAACAACGCGGGCAATATAGAAAAAGTAGAAGGAAAAGTGATTGCCTATCCATCTGGGGCTGTCAAAGGTGTTACGGCTAAAGAAGGTATGATACTTAAAACAAAAGACACGGTGAGAACTTTTCAGAAATCCAATGCTTTTGTCAAGTTTATTGATAACTCAAAAATAGTCCTAACAGAGAATTCAATTTTGACCATCAAAGACACTTCAAGTCTAAATCTCAAAAATGGTAAAGTGGTTTTTGACATTCAAAAACAGGGTGACAAAGAAGGGATCAAAATAGCCACCAAAACAGCGATAATCGGAGTAAAGGGGACAAAGTTTCTCATAGATATCGATAAAGATGGTATAGATGTCATCCTCAAAGAGGGTGAAATATCTGTAAAAGCAGTTAAAGGGGAATTTAAAAGATACTTAGAAAAAGAGGAAGAGGATTTTAATAAATTTGTGAAAGAGACAAAAGAGGATTATGAAACATATAAAAAGAAGATAGAAGAGGAATTTGTCGAGTTTGTAAAAGAATTTACAATGAAAAATGAGATGGGTGTAAGTATAAAAGGTAACGAAGTAAGAAAAATAAAAGATCTATCAGAGTTCGATGATGAGTTTGATCTATTGAATAAGTTTTAA